A part of Synergistales bacterium genomic DNA contains:
- a CDS encoding GNAT family N-acetyltransferase yields MTKLHLLSLQEPARWNQTIRRAGRYDFYHLASYHELARQNGEGEPLLFVLSGGEAFVALPLLIRSLDGTVEGLRGEGLRDATSVYGYPGPLVSGENARPLLAPFMDELASYCDSRGILSVFSRLHPLLPRQDELLSRGEVVPLSETVSVDLSMSLDEQWRQHRKNHKRGINKLKRDGFCCLCDTRGDWLAAFVEAYYENMERVQAGESYFFPRGYFEDFLRIRDFTAKLFVCTYRDELAAAGIFTLCGDVVQYHLGATRGAFLSAAPMKLVFDTVRRWSCGKGASRFHLGGGVGNREDSLFFFKAGFSGERHDFKIWKWIVDPRRYDDLLEQRCAWKRSRGLAEPRREGFFPAYRA; encoded by the coding sequence GTGACCAAACTACATCTCTTGTCGCTACAGGAGCCTGCAAGGTGGAACCAGACAATCCGACGTGCCGGGCGGTACGATTTCTATCATCTGGCCTCATACCACGAGCTCGCCCGACAGAACGGAGAGGGCGAGCCGCTGCTCTTTGTTCTCTCCGGGGGCGAGGCCTTCGTGGCGCTGCCGCTGCTGATCCGCTCCCTCGACGGTACGGTGGAAGGACTCCGCGGCGAAGGGCTGCGGGACGCCACATCGGTCTACGGCTATCCCGGGCCTCTCGTTTCGGGCGAGAACGCCCGTCCTCTCCTGGCTCCCTTCATGGACGAACTGGCATCCTACTGCGACAGCCGGGGGATCCTGTCGGTCTTCTCGCGGCTGCACCCCCTGCTTCCCCGACAGGATGAGCTGCTCTCCCGGGGGGAAGTTGTGCCTCTTTCGGAGACGGTGTCCGTGGATCTCTCGATGTCGCTGGACGAACAGTGGAGGCAGCACCGGAAGAACCACAAGCGGGGGATCAACAAGCTGAAGCGGGATGGGTTTTGCTGTCTCTGCGATACCAGGGGCGACTGGCTCGCGGCTTTTGTGGAGGCCTATTACGAGAATATGGAGCGTGTCCAGGCCGGGGAATCCTATTTCTTTCCCCGGGGGTATTTCGAGGACTTCCTCCGGATCCGCGACTTCACGGCGAAGCTCTTTGTCTGCACCTACCGGGATGAGCTCGCCGCGGCGGGGATATTCACCCTCTGCGGGGATGTGGTGCAGTATCACCTCGGCGCGACCAGGGGGGCCTTCCTCTCGGCCGCGCCGATGAAACTGGTCTTCGACACCGTCCGCCGCTGGTCCTGCGGGAAGGGGGCGTCCCGCTTCCATCTCGGTGGAGGTGTCGGGAACAGGGAAGACTCCCTGTTTTTCTTCAAGGCCGGTTTTTCCGGGGAGCGGCACGATTTCAAGATCTGGAAGTGGATCGTCGATCCCAGGCGGTACGACGACCTGCTGGAACAGCGCTGCGCCTGGAAACGGTCCCGGGGGCTGGCCGAGCCCCGTCGCGAGGGGTTCTTCCCGGCCTACAGAGCCTGA